A portion of the Collinsella aerofaciens genome contains these proteins:
- a CDS encoding NAD(P)/FAD-dependent oxidoreductase — MTETFDIAIVGAGITGCAIARQLARYDLSICVVEAANDIALGASKANGGLVHAGYDPVPGTVKAHVNARGCELYGTWAQELGFLFCRTGSMVLGFNDEDRAHLEQLRRNGLANGVPRLSIIGPDRIHELEPRASADATCALWCPSTGFVDPFEVAIAALENAVANGVTFMRSAPVEAIEVAGSGDDARFTLATPAGDVRCRYLINAAGNGAADISHMAGAEEFQMVWRQGNIVVLDKEPRTLMPLYPVPTPVSKGVIVTGTVHGNTVITATAAVREPGDTQTYASDVNALLSGARKLVSDLDTRRVVRAFAGGRPVIQGTNDFFIGQSAVVPGLFQAAGIQSPGVASAPAIAERMELVMREAGVKLHERADWNPIRRAPDDFDRAPLTRKEELIESDPTWGQIVCRCETVPEAEIVAAIRRQPGAVSVEGVKRRCRAGMGRCQSGFCQSRVVAILARELGCDPSEVLLEDAGSWLVEGPLKGVR; from the coding sequence ATGACAGAAACGTTTGATATCGCGATTGTCGGCGCGGGCATTACCGGATGCGCCATCGCGCGGCAGCTCGCGCGCTATGACCTGTCCATTTGCGTGGTCGAGGCGGCTAACGATATTGCGCTGGGCGCGTCGAAGGCCAACGGCGGCCTAGTGCACGCTGGCTACGATCCGGTGCCGGGCACGGTTAAGGCGCACGTCAACGCCCGTGGCTGCGAGTTATACGGTACGTGGGCGCAGGAGCTGGGATTTCTGTTCTGCCGCACCGGTTCGATGGTGCTGGGGTTTAACGACGAGGACCGCGCGCATCTGGAGCAGCTGCGGCGCAACGGCCTTGCCAACGGCGTGCCCAGGCTGTCGATCATCGGACCCGACCGCATCCACGAATTAGAGCCGCGCGCCAGTGCCGACGCTACGTGCGCGTTGTGGTGCCCCTCGACGGGCTTTGTCGACCCGTTTGAGGTTGCCATCGCCGCGCTGGAGAACGCCGTGGCCAACGGGGTGACGTTTATGCGGTCCGCGCCGGTGGAAGCGATTGAAGTTGCGGGCTCGGGCGACGACGCGCGCTTTACGCTGGCGACGCCCGCCGGAGACGTGCGCTGCCGCTATCTGATCAACGCCGCGGGCAACGGCGCCGCCGACATCTCACATATGGCGGGCGCCGAGGAGTTCCAGATGGTCTGGCGTCAGGGCAACATCGTGGTGCTGGACAAGGAGCCGCGCACGCTCATGCCGCTCTACCCCGTGCCGACGCCGGTGTCGAAGGGCGTTATCGTGACGGGCACCGTGCACGGCAACACCGTGATCACCGCGACGGCCGCCGTGCGCGAGCCGGGCGACACGCAGACCTATGCGAGCGATGTGAACGCGCTGCTGAGCGGCGCGCGCAAGCTGGTGTCCGATCTGGATACGCGCCGCGTGGTGCGCGCATTTGCCGGCGGGCGTCCGGTCATTCAGGGTACGAACGACTTCTTTATTGGGCAGTCAGCCGTGGTGCCGGGGCTTTTCCAGGCGGCGGGCATTCAGTCGCCGGGTGTGGCAAGCGCGCCGGCCATTGCCGAGCGCATGGAGCTTGTGATGCGTGAGGCGGGCGTGAAGCTGCACGAGCGGGCCGACTGGAACCCAATTCGCCGCGCGCCGGACGACTTTGACCGTGCGCCGCTAACGCGCAAGGAAGAGCTAATCGAGTCTGACCCCACGTGGGGTCAGATTGTCTGCCGCTGCGAGACGGTGCCCGAAGCCGAGATCGTGGCCGCGATCCGACGCCAGCCGGGCGCGGTTTCGGTCGAGGGCGTCAAGCGACGCTGTCGTGCCGGCATGGGTCGGTGCCAGAGTGGTTTCTGTCAAAGCCGTGTGGTGGCGATTCTTGCCCGAGAGCTGGGCTGCGACCCCAGCGAGGTACTGTTGGAGGATGCCGGTTCTTGGCTGGTTGAGGGACCGCTGAAGGGGGT
- a CDS encoding double zinc ribbon domain-containing protein: MSKYISELMSPQLMGVVYAFVGFIIALYVLSVVYVFIDARRRGASAYVAWGIIALIPFVGLIAYLVLRPHSYASDREEQELDMALRERQLAQYGTCPQCGAPIEKDFVVCPVCDTQVRNVCPSCHRPLDAHWKVCPYCRTRIQ; this comes from the coding sequence ATGTCCAAGTACATCTCCGAGCTCATGTCGCCGCAGCTTATGGGCGTCGTCTATGCCTTCGTTGGCTTTATCATCGCCCTGTATGTGCTGTCGGTCGTCTATGTGTTCATCGACGCTCGCCGCCGCGGCGCCAGCGCCTACGTGGCATGGGGCATCATCGCCCTCATCCCGTTTGTAGGCCTCATTGCCTACCTGGTACTGCGCCCGCACTCCTACGCGTCCGACCGCGAGGAGCAGGAGCTGGACATGGCCCTGCGCGAGCGCCAGCTTGCCCAGTACGGCACCTGCCCGCAGTGCGGCGCGCCCATCGAGAAGGACTTCGTCGTCTGCCCGGTGTGCGATACCCAGGTTCGCAACGTATGCCCCAGCTGCCATCGCCCGCTCGATGCGCACTGGAAGGTCTGCCCCTACTGCCGAACTCGCATCCAGTAA
- the thrS gene encoding threonine--tRNA ligase has translation MKALYNDGSVAELPQDEVTHVIRHSAAHIMAQAIKRLYPEADFAYGPATDNGFYYDVDLPEGVKISEDDFPAIEAEMKKIVKENLKFSVYEKPRAEAIALMEERGEKYKVEHIGDLDDDARITFYQQGDYIDMCVGPHICYTKALKAFKLTGVSGAYWKGDKDNKMLTRINGVAFATKEELDEHMHMLEEAKKRDHRKIGREMDLFMMRDEAPGFPFFLPNGMILKNTLLDYWREIHHKAGYVEISTPLIMNKQLWKTSGHWDHYKDNMYSTVIDDEEYCIKPMNCPGGVLVYASKPHSYRELPIRAGEIGLVHRHELRGALHGLFRVRCFNQDDAHLFVRPDQLTDEIVGVVNLIDSVYQKFGFKYHVELSTRPEDSMGSDEDWARAEEGLRTALEQLHMDYEVNEGDGAFYGPKIDFHLEDSLGRTWQCGTVQLDFQMPLNFDLEYVDADGTKKRPIMLHRVCFGSIERFIGILIEHFAGKFPTWLAPVQVKALPVSEKSRDYAHEVCAKLEEAGIRVVCDDRDEKIGYKIREARSIDRVPYMLILGEKEVEAGNISVRDRSNETVQMSVDEFVAKVTEEIKTRA, from the coding sequence ATGAAGGCACTCTACAATGACGGTTCGGTGGCCGAGCTCCCGCAGGACGAGGTCACGCACGTCATCCGCCACTCTGCCGCGCACATCATGGCGCAGGCCATCAAGCGCCTCTATCCCGAGGCCGACTTTGCCTACGGTCCCGCGACCGACAACGGTTTTTACTACGACGTCGACCTGCCCGAGGGCGTCAAGATCAGCGAGGACGACTTCCCCGCGATCGAGGCCGAGATGAAGAAGATCGTCAAGGAGAACCTCAAGTTCTCCGTGTACGAGAAGCCCCGCGCCGAGGCCATCGCCCTTATGGAGGAGCGCGGCGAGAAGTACAAGGTCGAGCACATCGGCGACCTGGACGACGACGCCCGCATCACCTTCTACCAGCAGGGCGACTACATCGATATGTGCGTCGGTCCCCACATCTGCTACACCAAGGCCCTCAAGGCCTTTAAGCTCACCGGCGTCTCGGGCGCCTACTGGAAGGGCGACAAGGACAACAAGATGCTCACCCGCATCAACGGCGTCGCCTTTGCCACCAAGGAAGAGCTCGACGAGCATATGCACATGCTGGAGGAGGCCAAGAAGCGCGATCACCGCAAGATCGGCCGCGAGATGGACCTCTTTATGATGCGCGACGAGGCCCCCGGCTTCCCGTTCTTCCTGCCCAACGGCATGATCCTTAAGAACACGCTGCTGGACTACTGGCGCGAGATCCACCACAAGGCCGGCTACGTGGAGATCTCCACGCCGCTCATCATGAACAAGCAGCTGTGGAAGACCTCGGGCCACTGGGACCACTACAAGGACAACATGTACTCCACCGTCATCGACGACGAAGAGTACTGCATTAAGCCCATGAACTGCCCGGGCGGCGTGCTGGTGTACGCCTCCAAGCCGCACTCCTATCGCGAGCTGCCCATTCGCGCCGGCGAGATTGGCCTGGTGCACCGCCACGAGCTGCGCGGCGCCCTGCACGGCCTGTTCCGCGTGCGCTGCTTTAACCAGGACGACGCCCACCTGTTTGTGCGCCCCGACCAGCTGACCGACGAGATCGTGGGTGTGGTCAACCTCATCGACTCTGTGTACCAGAAGTTTGGCTTTAAGTACCACGTTGAGCTTTCCACCCGCCCCGAGGACTCCATGGGTTCGGACGAGGACTGGGCTCGCGCCGAGGAGGGCCTGCGCACCGCTCTGGAGCAGCTGCATATGGACTACGAGGTCAACGAGGGCGACGGCGCCTTCTACGGCCCCAAGATCGACTTCCACCTGGAGGACTCGCTCGGCCGTACCTGGCAGTGCGGTACCGTCCAGCTCGACTTCCAGATGCCGCTCAACTTTGACCTGGAGTACGTGGACGCCGACGGCACCAAGAAGCGCCCCATCATGCTGCATCGCGTGTGCTTTGGCTCGATCGAGCGCTTCATTGGCATTCTGATTGAGCACTTTGCGGGCAAGTTCCCCACCTGGCTTGCTCCCGTGCAGGTCAAGGCACTTCCCGTCTCTGAGAAGAGCCGCGACTACGCCCACGAGGTGTGCGCCAAGCTGGAGGAGGCCGGCATTCGTGTGGTCTGCGACGACCGCGACGAAAAGATCGGCTACAAGATCCGCGAGGCCCGCAGCATCGACCGCGTGCCCTACATGCTCATCCTGGGCGAGAAGGAGGTCGAGGCCGGCAACATCTCCGTCCGTGATCGCTCCAACGAGACCGTTCAGATGAGCGTCGACGAGTTTGTTGCCAAGGTGACTGAGGAGATCAAGACCCGCGCCTAA
- a CDS encoding sugar transferase — protein MGATLIAQAMDRREGAAGAGAGSAANTGAVSLPGSPEFAAESRALDSRSFGYRFVKRAFDIAFSACVCAVAFIPGVVLCAFIAADTKGAPIYSHERAGRFGRPIHVLKFRSMVADANDVEKYLTPEQIEEWHRERKVTNDPRITKLGRVLRKTSLDEIPQFINVLAGQLSVIGPRAITYEELGNFTHEQQVQVLAVPQGITGAWQSGPRNLATFENGLRQEFELTYARGACLKSDWRVFFKTFSVMFGKNKTGR, from the coding sequence GTGGGGGCGACGCTCATTGCTCAGGCAATGGACCGGCGCGAGGGCGCGGCGGGTGCTGGTGCCGGTTCCGCTGCAAACACGGGTGCGGTGAGCCTCCCGGGCTCGCCCGAGTTCGCTGCTGAGTCCCGCGCGCTCGACTCGCGCTCCTTCGGGTATCGCTTCGTGAAGCGTGCCTTCGACATCGCCTTCAGCGCGTGCGTCTGTGCCGTGGCGTTCATCCCTGGCGTGGTGCTCTGCGCGTTCATCGCGGCTGACACCAAGGGCGCTCCCATCTATTCGCACGAGCGCGCGGGGCGCTTCGGCCGCCCCATCCACGTGCTCAAGTTCCGCTCCATGGTCGCCGACGCCAACGACGTGGAGAAGTATCTCACCCCCGAGCAGATCGAGGAGTGGCACCGCGAGCGCAAGGTCACGAACGACCCGCGCATTACCAAGTTGGGTCGCGTCCTGCGCAAGACCTCCCTCGACGAGATACCTCAGTTTATCAACGTGCTCGCGGGCCAGCTCTCCGTGATCGGGCCCCGGGCCATCACCTACGAAGAACTGGGGAACTTCACGCACGAGCAGCAGGTGCAGGTGCTTGCCGTCCCCCAGGGCATCACCGGCGCTTGGCAGTCAGGGCCTCGCAACCTCGCGACATTCGAGAACGGCCTGCGCCAGGAGTTCGAGCTCACTTATGCGCGAGGCGCGTGCCTCAAGTCCGACTGGCGGGTCTTCTTCAAGACCTTCTCGGTGATGTTCGGCAAGAACAAGACAGGGAGGTAG
- a CDS encoding glycosyltransferase produces MDSQTFPPYSVLMSLYAKERAEYLREALNSMLAQTVPPAEVVIVKDGPLTDELEDVLSEYDAANPGLFSFVSYPENRGLGYALARGIEACSNEIVARMDTDDHALSGRMECQLALMAEQGLDMVGSNVTEFVEAWDRPVATTDLPITHDEIVAYSKRRNPFRHPPMTFRRSKVLAAGSYNDDFHYFEDWDLFNRMLASGCRAANVRETLVAMRVSPDFYARRGGRAYLSHARRFKRAQLACGYFSAADYFISFVPQAVVCLMPNALRGLVYTRILRKGGNAE; encoded by the coding sequence ATGGATTCCCAGACTTTCCCTCCCTACAGCGTGCTTATGAGCCTTTACGCCAAGGAGCGCGCCGAGTACTTACGCGAGGCGCTGAATTCGATGCTCGCCCAGACGGTGCCCCCGGCGGAAGTCGTCATCGTGAAGGACGGCCCGCTGACTGACGAGCTCGAGGACGTCCTCTCCGAGTACGACGCGGCCAACCCCGGCCTGTTCAGTTTCGTCTCCTACCCCGAGAACAGAGGCCTCGGCTACGCGCTTGCCCGGGGCATTGAGGCGTGCTCAAACGAGATCGTAGCCCGCATGGACACCGATGACCACGCTCTGTCGGGGCGCATGGAGTGTCAGCTTGCCCTCATGGCCGAGCAAGGCCTCGACATGGTGGGTAGCAACGTAACGGAGTTCGTCGAGGCCTGGGACAGGCCCGTGGCGACGACGGACCTGCCCATAACCCACGACGAGATCGTCGCTTACTCCAAGCGCCGCAATCCCTTCCGGCACCCGCCTATGACCTTCCGGCGCTCGAAGGTGCTCGCCGCTGGGAGTTACAACGACGACTTCCACTACTTCGAAGACTGGGACCTCTTCAACCGGATGCTCGCCTCGGGCTGCCGTGCGGCCAACGTGCGCGAGACCCTTGTGGCAATGCGCGTGAGTCCAGACTTCTACGCTCGCAGAGGAGGCCGCGCCTATCTGTCGCACGCGAGGCGCTTCAAGCGGGCGCAGCTGGCATGCGGGTACTTCAGCGCTGCCGACTACTTCATCTCGTTTGTTCCCCAGGCAGTTGTCTGCCTCATGCCCAACGCCCTTCGCGGGCTCGTGTACACAAGGATTCTCCGGAAAGGGGGAAATGCGGAGTGA
- a CDS encoding glycosyltransferase, whose protein sequence is MTNILVYAEAWGVGGIETYLLGLFRELAPKGFSFTLITTWDWNCSYDDVLASLGVERRAVFNGYKPGQVRRLKDGLSAFKRLLDENSFDAVHINTMNGMGFAYAQVAASRGVPVCIVHSHNSDVGAGGRIVKRFVHSVARSVLSGAETSRLACSEEAGRYLFGRKPFTVVRNGFDTVRFAFDSAVRGACRSELGVPADALLLGNPSRLAPAKNPLFQLDVFSEVLRAEPSAYYLMQGDGEMREQVREHADSLGVAAHVIWFEPRADVAPLYNAMDVLLFPSLHEGQPLVPVEAQASGLPVLMSVNVSDETAVTDLTRSEGLDRPASLWGEEILAMAREPRNRAIYADQIRKAGYDVADTSEIMANIYQTQGVR, encoded by the coding sequence ATGACTAATATCCTTGTATACGCTGAGGCGTGGGGTGTCGGTGGGATAGAAACATACCTTCTGGGGCTCTTTCGTGAGCTAGCCCCAAAGGGTTTCTCGTTCACGTTGATCACTACCTGGGATTGGAATTGCTCTTACGACGATGTGCTGGCCTCGCTCGGTGTTGAGCGTCGTGCGGTTTTCAATGGCTACAAGCCCGGACAGGTGAGACGCCTCAAGGACGGGCTTAGTGCGTTCAAGAGACTTCTCGATGAAAACAGCTTCGATGCTGTGCATATCAATACGATGAATGGAATGGGGTTCGCCTATGCCCAGGTTGCTGCGAGTCGTGGAGTGCCGGTGTGCATCGTGCACTCGCACAACTCTGATGTTGGCGCGGGCGGCAGGATAGTTAAAAGGTTCGTGCACTCAGTCGCTCGCTCAGTGCTATCGGGCGCTGAGACTTCGAGGCTCGCATGTTCCGAGGAAGCGGGGCGGTATCTCTTCGGGAGGAAGCCGTTTACGGTCGTGCGTAATGGCTTTGACACGGTTCGCTTCGCGTTCGATTCTGCCGTTCGTGGTGCTTGCCGCAGCGAGCTGGGGGTGCCCGCCGATGCACTGCTGTTGGGTAACCCTTCGCGTCTCGCGCCCGCCAAGAATCCCCTCTTCCAATTGGATGTGTTTTCCGAGGTGCTGAGGGCTGAGCCTTCTGCCTACTACCTCATGCAAGGGGACGGCGAGATGAGGGAACAGGTACGAGAACACGCAGATTCGCTTGGTGTGGCTGCGCACGTTATCTGGTTCGAGCCGAGAGCGGACGTGGCGCCACTCTACAACGCGATGGACGTGTTGCTGTTTCCTTCGCTGCACGAGGGGCAGCCTCTCGTCCCGGTCGAGGCACAGGCTTCGGGTCTTCCGGTCCTCATGTCTGTGAACGTATCTGACGAGACAGCCGTTACTGATTTGACTCGGTCCGAGGGGCTTGACCGTCCGGCTTCTCTTTGGGGGGAAGAGATCCTGGCTATGGCTCGGGAGCCACGCAATCGCGCTATCTATGCGGATCAGATTCGCAAGGCGGGCTACGACGTTGCAGATACTTCTGAAATCATGGCCAATATTTATCAAACACAAGGGGTGAGATAA
- a CDS encoding glycosyltransferase — protein MAGETPIKVLNIVPSLAMDAGVTSFVRNMFLFRDSSRVSYDYLHHDVVNGELRHPLNYDDEFKGRGAKVFTVTHAGTDLSAFIREVKGFFQEHGSEYDVVHCHMPNSAFWTLRYAAEAGVAHRVLHSHLNSSSDRFSHRVRNAPLIWFGRRWATDGVACSEDAGRYLFRGKDFLVMRNGIDIDRFAFNPEVRTACRVELGIGPEEPVVGCVGRISLQKNFSFAVRAFGEYVAAHGPARLVIIGESNSADERRELQELVHEMGLENSVMLLGLRSDAYRLYSLFDVFFMPSLYEGLPVSAVEAQAAGLPCVYSTGVPAETDIAGTGSFTALDAPLANWARALNVAIEGGRHLEAPNKLEAAGYSAEANAARLMEYYERLLSR, from the coding sequence ATGGCGGGTGAAACCCCCATCAAAGTGTTAAACATCGTCCCGTCGCTCGCTATGGATGCAGGCGTTACTTCGTTTGTTCGGAACATGTTCTTGTTTCGTGACAGTTCGCGCGTCTCGTACGACTACCTGCATCATGACGTTGTTAATGGCGAGCTGCGACATCCGCTCAACTACGATGACGAATTCAAAGGGCGCGGTGCCAAGGTCTTTACGGTCACGCATGCGGGAACTGATCTCTCGGCCTTCATTAGAGAGGTCAAAGGGTTCTTTCAAGAGCATGGTTCTGAATACGACGTCGTGCACTGCCACATGCCCAACTCGGCATTCTGGACGCTTCGTTACGCGGCCGAAGCCGGGGTTGCCCATCGCGTGCTACACAGTCATCTCAACAGCAGCTCGGATAGGTTCAGCCATCGTGTGCGCAACGCGCCGCTCATCTGGTTCGGGCGGCGCTGGGCGACCGACGGGGTCGCGTGCTCCGAAGACGCCGGCCGCTACCTCTTCAGGGGGAAGGACTTCCTGGTGATGAGGAACGGCATCGATATCGACCGCTTCGCCTTCAACCCTGAGGTCCGGACGGCCTGCAGGGTGGAACTCGGAATAGGTCCCGAGGAGCCCGTGGTGGGATGCGTGGGCCGGATTTCCTTGCAGAAGAACTTCTCCTTCGCGGTCAGGGCTTTCGGTGAGTATGTGGCTGCTCACGGCCCTGCCAGGCTTGTAATCATCGGGGAGAGCAACAGCGCCGATGAACGCCGGGAACTCCAGGAGCTCGTCCACGAAATGGGTCTGGAAAACTCCGTGATGCTGCTTGGCTTGAGGAGCGACGCCTATCGTCTCTACTCGCTCTTCGATGTCTTCTTTATGCCGTCGCTTTATGAGGGCCTTCCCGTCTCGGCCGTGGAGGCACAGGCGGCGGGACTGCCGTGTGTTTACTCGACTGGTGTGCCCGCCGAGACGGACATCGCCGGGACTGGTTCGTTCACGGCGCTCGACGCGCCGCTGGCCAACTGGGCGAGGGCGCTCAATGTGGCGATCGAGGGCGGCAGGCACCTGGAGGCCCCTAACAAACTAGAGGCTGCGGGCTACTCAGCCGAGGCAAACGCCGCGCGGCTTATGGAGTACTACGAAAGGCTGTTGAGCCGATGA
- a CDS encoding DUF1919 domain-containing protein, whose protein sequence is MANPLLAKGRRKKLTRTDFSIFSNNCWAGSVYRRYGLPYSSPTAGLYFFASDYVKFASRLRHYTATPLEFIDARDSRYADQLREKGELDKPVARLDDIEVVFLHYPSPEEAAEKWARRCERINWGDVFIKFSQMNCCTEEDLRAFDAIPFGNKVCFTASPRPELACAVHFPGYSERGGGPQ, encoded by the coding sequence ATGGCGAATCCATTGCTCGCCAAGGGCAGAAGGAAGAAGCTCACCCGCACTGACTTCAGCATCTTCTCGAACAACTGTTGGGCCGGCTCGGTGTATCGGCGTTACGGACTTCCCTATAGCAGTCCAACCGCCGGCCTCTACTTCTTCGCGAGCGACTACGTGAAGTTCGCCTCGAGGCTCAGGCACTACACTGCGACGCCGTTAGAGTTCATCGACGCACGAGACTCCCGTTATGCCGATCAGCTTCGCGAGAAGGGCGAGCTCGACAAGCCCGTCGCTCGTCTCGATGATATCGAGGTCGTGTTCCTGCACTATCCCTCCCCGGAGGAAGCCGCAGAGAAGTGGGCCCGCCGCTGCGAGCGGATCAACTGGGGCGACGTCTTCATCAAGTTCAGCCAGATGAACTGCTGCACAGAGGAGGACCTCAGGGCCTTCGATGCCATTCCCTTCGGCAACAAGGTCTGCTTCACGGCGTCGCCGAGGCCCGAGCTCGCGTGCGCCGTGCACTTCCCCGGCTATAGCGAGCGGGGGGGGGGTCCTCAATGA
- a CDS encoding acyltransferase encodes MKIGDDVVIKPGARICVVEGGALSIGNNLFMNSGSSITVLGETAIGDRVLFGPNAMVFDHDHDYSSAKPAVTYKFGHVSIGDDVWLCAGSIVTRDTSVGDRSIVAANAVVCSNLPQNSVAAGVPAVAKKQILEWS; translated from the coding sequence GTGAAGATTGGTGACGATGTTGTCATTAAGCCCGGTGCACGCATATGCGTTGTTGAGGGTGGTGCCCTTAGCATCGGGAACAATCTGTTCATGAATAGCGGATCCAGCATAACCGTGCTTGGAGAAACGGCCATCGGAGACCGTGTCCTGTTTGGCCCGAACGCCATGGTGTTCGACCATGACCATGATTATTCATCTGCAAAACCTGCCGTGACTTACAAATTCGGACATGTTTCTATCGGTGACGACGTCTGGCTTTGTGCAGGGTCGATTGTCACTCGCGACACCTCTGTTGGAGACCGATCGATTGTGGCTGCCAATGCGGTCGTATGCTCGAACTTGCCCCAGAACTCAGTTGCTGCGGGCGTTCCCGCAGTTGCCAAGAAGCAAATTTTGGAGTGGAGCTAG
- a CDS encoding glycosyltransferase family 2 protein, with protein sequence MDSPLISVIVPVYNVEDYLLECVESLIGQTYANLEILLIDDGSTDSSPEICEMLQSRDGRVRALHKENGGLSDARNYGVERAIGEYVSFIDGDDYLDGNAFETVAKELAGGADLVAFGIVLDFEDGSHVDKAAHERRVYSGTEGIVALNTFNGFDVSACNKVYRRTLFDNVRFPKGKLCEDFYVMPRIFDLANRIVLLPNPFYHYRQRSGSITKGTSFNMDFINAAEDQLAFLERNHPEISCVGESALGFAYLTYLNFCIDRCTLDDAVLIRNKMRDRCPAVLRCPGLPRWKRLQYLFACISPRVYGRLYALGVERRRD encoded by the coding sequence ATGGATAGCCCACTCATTAGTGTCATCGTTCCCGTCTATAACGTTGAAGACTATCTCTTGGAATGCGTAGAGAGCCTCATCGGCCAGACGTACGCAAACCTTGAGATTTTGCTCATCGATGATGGGTCAACAGACTCTTCGCCTGAGATCTGCGAAATGCTCCAATCGCGCGACGGCAGAGTCCGCGCCTTGCATAAGGAGAACGGCGGTCTCTCGGATGCTAGGAACTATGGAGTGGAACGAGCCATCGGGGAGTATGTGTCCTTTATAGACGGTGATGACTATCTCGATGGCAACGCTTTCGAAACTGTCGCGAAAGAGCTCGCCGGCGGTGCCGACCTCGTTGCTTTCGGTATCGTGCTCGACTTTGAAGACGGCAGCCATGTGGACAAGGCTGCGCACGAGAGGCGTGTCTACTCGGGCACGGAGGGCATCGTAGCCCTGAATACGTTCAATGGGTTTGACGTGAGCGCTTGCAATAAGGTCTACCGCCGTACCCTTTTCGACAACGTGAGGTTTCCGAAAGGGAAGCTATGCGAGGATTTTTATGTTATGCCTAGGATTTTCGATCTCGCTAATCGGATTGTCCTTCTTCCGAATCCGTTCTATCACTATAGGCAGCGGAGCGGAAGCATCACCAAAGGTACGTCTTTCAACATGGACTTTATTAATGCGGCTGAGGACCAGCTTGCTTTTTTGGAGCGCAATCACCCTGAAATATCTTGTGTTGGCGAAAGCGCCCTCGGCTTCGCTTATCTAACTTATCTGAACTTCTGCATTGACAGATGTACGCTCGACGACGCCGTCCTGATACGCAATAAAATGAGGGACCGGTGCCCTGCGGTGCTAAGATGCCCCGGCCTGCCACGCTGGAAACGGCTCCAATATCTCTTTGCGTGTATTTCACCAAGAGTGTACGGCCGGCTGTACGCTCTTGGCGTCGAAAGACGGAGGGACTAG
- a CDS encoding O-antigen ligase family protein, translating into MRLIDRKLSLNPLLSIAVFHACVVRVVYIPGYNTIASVLCAIILCVMLLRVKKNFSEPYLKVNLLLFAMSAVMVVSSLLNSYNMNGTLLFIARLNLLTWFLEIQCSEGRIRSTATVFFLCCVVYLLITYYYIVSDPLMAWRNELNYLVGTKFSVSYLALFGLIMYVIAAGRSIKTIPRAVLFAALCVLALLLALRIDCNTGAIGIVLFMLAIAFKPVLEHPLHKPITYLVTSIFVTFILFAFGEIVLHVGFVSDVITNVFGRSSDLSGRTYVYEHVFPFLVNSPLFGYGYNSVYALFEGVMMFSATGNALDAQNAILEYCLYFGLVGVALLYCYICFVLSRGARHIAEGDDWGRYVSLVGLYVLTVLGMAEITINVQFFAYIALYAALSAEEALARDFGYPAPVGRIATIFN; encoded by the coding sequence ATGAGGTTAATCGATAGGAAGCTGAGCCTGAATCCGCTGCTCTCCATTGCGGTCTTTCATGCCTGCGTAGTGCGTGTCGTGTACATTCCCGGCTACAACACTATCGCTTCGGTTTTGTGCGCGATTATTCTCTGCGTCATGCTCCTGAGAGTCAAAAAAAATTTTTCTGAGCCTTATTTGAAGGTCAACCTTCTTTTGTTCGCCATGTCCGCCGTAATGGTCGTCTCCTCGCTTTTGAACTCATACAACATGAATGGAACGTTGCTGTTTATCGCAAGGCTGAACCTACTGACTTGGTTCTTAGAGATCCAATGTTCTGAGGGTAGAATTCGCAGCACTGCCACGGTATTCTTCCTTTGCTGTGTGGTCTATCTTCTGATTACGTATTACTACATTGTTTCGGACCCTCTTATGGCTTGGCGGAATGAGCTCAACTATTTGGTCGGAACCAAGTTCTCGGTGTCCTATCTCGCCTTGTTCGGGCTCATCATGTACGTTATTGCCGCCGGGAGGTCAATAAAAACCATTCCACGAGCCGTGCTATTCGCCGCGCTTTGCGTCCTTGCGCTTCTTCTTGCCCTCAGGATTGACTGTAATACCGGAGCGATCGGCATCGTGCTCTTCATGCTCGCGATAGCGTTTAAACCTGTACTGGAGCACCCTTTGCATAAGCCCATAACATATCTTGTCACGTCCATATTCGTTACCTTTATCCTGTTTGCTTTTGGCGAGATCGTTCTGCACGTTGGTTTTGTTTCGGATGTCATCACAAACGTCTTCGGAAGGAGCTCTGACCTCTCTGGGCGAACCTACGTCTACGAGCACGTATTCCCGTTCCTGGTGAATAGTCCTCTTTTTGGCTACGGGTACAATAGCGTTTACGCTCTCTTCGAGGGCGTTATGATGTTCAGCGCTACTGGGAATGCCCTCGACGCCCAAAACGCCATTTTGGAATACTGCCTCTATTTCGGCCTCGTGGGCGTTGCCTTACTCTATTGCTATATCTGCTTCGTCCTTTCTAGGGGAGCCCGTCACATTGCAGAGGGGGATGACTGGGGGCGATACGTGTCCCTGGTTGGCCTATATGTCCTAACAGTCCTCGGGATGGCGGAGATAACAATCAATGTTCAATTCTTCGCATATATTGCGCTGTATGCTGCCCTTTCTGCCGAGGAAGCCCTAGCTCGCGATTTTGGTTACCCGGCTCCGGTCGGCCGAATTGCGACCATATTCAACTGA